TCAGATCAGACTCGATGCCCAGCACCGCGTCGTCGAAAAAGTAGTTCGGTGCATGGCCAATTGCGCTGTGGGGCAACTGAAAGCTGAAGGGAATGGAAAGCTCAGGGATTATAAATATCCCGATGGTACAGCCAAACTCAAGGCGACTTATGAATACTTTGCACATGGCCTCCGCATCCGGCATGAGCAATTTGATTACCGCGATGGCAATGCTGTCAAGCCGGGGACAGTACAGCGGGTTATTGAATCGACCTACCGCATTCTGACACCCACGAATCTTACTCTCGAAGAGACTAACCGGTTTGGGCCACCGGGTAGCCAGGTCTTTCGGCGCAAGAAAGAATGGCGCCTCTCCCCAGAAGGGCATATCATCACGTGGCATGAGAACCGCAGCCCTCCGGGAACCGGCTCTGATGCTGTCGATTGGCCGCTCTCGATCGACAGCTATGGAAATTGGATTAAGTGGGGCAGCTGGCGCAAGCGGCGTATCGAATACGATTGAACTGTCTCATCTAAACTGCCCCTGCAGCTCGCAGCTGCACTTTGCGATTGGGCGGTGAATCATCTAATCTCGCTTGCACTCTTCGTCGCTGTAGCTGAACAGGGCACATGATAAAGAGAATCGCCGTAGTATTTCTGACCTGCGTGCCGCTCGCGGCCGAAAATGCACCCACAGAGAAAAAGAGCATTGAATACGATGGCGAAACCTATTTTCTCGCGCATACCGATGCAACGGCTGACCAGGCTCTCGAAGAATACCTGCGCGAAGGTGAGACTCTGGAAAACTGGACGAAAATGGTTTCGGTGCGCGCTTTCAAAAATTTCAACGATCCTAAAGAGATCGTGCGGCTGTTCGTGGCAGCGCTCAAGAAGCAGCACCCGGACGCACCCTACGAAGCAGCACGAATACCTGAAACGCGCGAGATCATGCTCGATTTTGTCACCTGGCCCGCCGACGGCAGTTACGCAGAAATTAACATCTGGAAATTCAGAAAGGTCAGCGTAGGGGTCGTCGCTTTTCAGTTTGCCCTGAGAAAACCCGACACACGCGCCGTTCTGGCGGATTTCAAAAAGACACGGCCGCAGATGCTGAAGGTGATGGCCGGCGCGCAGTTTGCTGCAGATTGATCTTAAGGCGCACGGGCGTTGCAGCTGCGTTCTTAAACTCGCTGCATATAAAGGGTACCCTGCGCCTCTACGCAGAGCTTGCCCGTTTCGTCAAAGAAAGTGACACTTGAATAGACCAGGTTACGCGCCTGGCGTTTGATGCGCGCAACTGCCGTACAAAAACTGCCGGCAATAGGCTTACGCATTCTTATATCGAGTCGACCCACGGCCGAGCCTTGCGTCAGTGAGTGCTTGCTTAGCCCCATTGTGGCACCGACTGCGATGTCGCAGACGGCGGCAACGACCGCACCGTTTACCGAGTCACCCGTTGAACCACCGCGGTGTCGCTCTTCAATCGGGTCGAGCCGCAGCACAATCTGGTCGGCTTCGAATTTGAGCGTGAGATTTAGAAATTTCAGCAGAGCCGATTCGTTCAATGATTGAGAAAACTGTTCGAGTCTGAGATCCCCCTGAGGCACTGACTTTGTATTGTGTGCGGAACTCGTATCGTCAAGCAGTCTGTACCTTCGCGGCTTGAAATTACCTGAAAACGAAGAACCGACTTTACAACCCTGGATTTCAGAAAACTATCGGCCATTGCAGGCGAGTCATAGTCAGCATTCGCCGTAAATAATGCAACCGACCTTAACCATTTGGCCCGACATGGGCATCTACAACGGACCTTCTTATGCGACCGAACGGCACAGCCATTTCTATTCGCAACTCGTCATCGGGGCACGCGAGCCGGTAAGACTAATCGGTCGCGACGGTGTGGAGCGAAAGT
The sequence above is a segment of the Turneriella parva DSM 21527 genome. Coding sequences within it:
- a CDS encoding PaaI family thioesterase, yielding MPQGDLRLEQFSQSLNESALLKFLNLTLKFEADQIVLRLDPIEERHRGGSTGDSVNGAVVAAVCDIAVGATMGLSKHSLTQGSAVGRLDIRMRKPIAGSFCTAVARIKRQARNLVYSSVTFFDETGKLCVEAQGTLYMQRV